From the Lathyrus oleraceus cultivar Zhongwan6 chromosome 3, CAAS_Psat_ZW6_1.0, whole genome shotgun sequence genome, the window AAAATTATAGCTGGCAGAAATTCCGCAGATATACGTGTGGATTTTGCTGCGATATTCAATTTTCAGAATATGAATCCTAAGGAAAATCTGAATTCTTATTAAAGCATGTGTTCCTTTACATTTGCAGCCATGCTAACCGTTGATGATGACGAGTTCTGGCAAAGTATGTCACGTGTGGAGTTTGGGGATTTGCCTACCCTTCAAGATGCAGTAACTGTTGTGGGCTACCCAATTGGAGGAGACACTATCTCTGTGACCAGTAGTGTTGTATCACGTATTGAGATTTTATCTTACGTCCATGGTTCCACAGAACTTCTAGGTTTACAGGTTCGAATTATTGATCGTCTACATTCATCATTTAGTGGTGGTTCATTTAATGTAGCCTGGTTTTCCTTCatcaatttttttatattttttgcAGATAGATGTTGCTATGGCGGACCTGCATTTAATGGTAAAGGAAACTATGTAGGGATAGCATTTCAGTCTCTCAAAAATGAAGATGTGGAGAATATAGGTTATGTTATTCACACATTTCATCCAGGACTATGAGAAGAATAACGGATATACTAGTAATGTGGTTGATTTTCCATTTCATCTAGTGTAACTCTCAGTTCACTATAAGTTAAACTTGTCAATAATTTGTAATAAGATCCTTAAACTAAGAATCTTTTCAATTTATTACTAAATACTATACTAGCGATGCATACAGGTAAGCAATCATGGATTATATTTTGCATTTTCACCTTTGTTCGTCTAATTTATTAGATATTAACCGGACTTGCAATTTTTTTTCTGGTTTTTGCAGCCCAATGTTACATTTTCTTTATGATATGATGTGGGTGTGTTAATATTTTATTCAGGTATGTTAATTTAATAGTGATCCATTTGGTGATGTGAGTGCCTCATAGAATACAAGAAACTCGGTCCTTGCAATTATATGTTTGTGGTGATGTGGATTGAAACTTGGGATGAGCTCAACCAAGCAGGAGCATCAGCAGCCAATAGAAAAGCATGAGTCGATTTTGGTTAGCTATAAATTAGATATCAATATGCTTGTTCAAAAAGGAGGGGAGCATGAGGATTGTTTTATGCTGCATTAGATATCAAGGTGTCTAGCTCCTCAATTTCAGCTCTTGCTATGTTCGTATTTAGCATAAATAGTTGATTTTTGTGTGCCTTAGTTAGGACTAAATTGGCAAGAAGCTACAACTGAAAAATAACTAATATTTATGATTTGGATTCACATAGTAAAATTTTATTTTTACTATGTTCCGTTTTAACGCTTTTAATATCGGACAAGATTTCACTTATAACTCCTTCTTATATTGTTCATATTTTTAACTCTTTTCATATTGTTTGTATTCTTATTAGTATTGTGATTGTTTATAGTTGTTGTTCTCTACTAATTATGTTCATATTTTGTTTATATTAAAATAAGGTTAATTTAATCTTTTAAATTTATCATGAAGGTGAAA encodes:
- the LOC127129057 gene encoding protease Do-like 9 → MCSFTFAAMLTVDDDEFWQSMSRVEFGDLPTLQDAVTVVGYPIGGDTISVTSSVVSRIEILSYVHGSTELLGLQIDVAMADLHLMVKETM